Proteins encoded together in one Acidobacteriota bacterium window:
- a CDS encoding DUF433 domain-containing protein: MDFERITVNPTQMGGVPCIRGLRIPVATVVDMVANGMTPAEILGAYPDLDEADVREALRFAAEAVRERELPLLPAR; the protein is encoded by the coding sequence ATGGACTTTGAACGCATCACCGTCAATCCGACCCAGATGGGCGGCGTCCCTTGCATTCGGGGTCTGCGCATACCGGTCGCCACGGTCGTCGATATGGTGGCCAACGGCATGACACCAGCGGAGATCCTCGGTGCCTACCCCGACCTCGACGAGGCCGATGTGCGCGAAGCCCTGCGATTCGCCGCGGAGGCGGTCCGGGAACGTGAGCTTCCGCTCTTGCCAGCACGATGA